The DNA window ATCGCTTCTCCGTTGTTGGATTTAGGATCGTCATTCCCGCGGCCGCGATTTCTTCGTTCGTTGTTACcatggtctgaagaagaagaagaaggttatCATCATATCTGCTCGCGGCCTTTTCTCTCTCCGCCGTCTCTTCTTCCCTTCAAGGTAAGAACATTGACTTCATATATATAGCTACAATCTTGTATGCTTTTGGAGCAGGATTGATATCTATCTGATATAAGATGAAATTTACGTAACAAATGAACTCGATATATCTACACGGAAAGAAGTGTGTTCTTTCGAATAAGTTCGTGATGATTGATTGGTGCAATTTGTAGCTATTTAGAAACCTAGATAGTTAATTCTGTATAGATATGTAATTTTgtgattcatttatttttattttttatgaatgaaGGATGGATGGAtcatggatggatggatggattataagtttataactCATAGTTGTTGTGAAAGATCTTTGTCGAAATTGAAGAGTTCTTGGCTGCTATATTTAACATGATATGAGCCAGGCATTTAGGGCAAAGTCGATTTGGGGGAAAATCAAAACTGAATATTATTAGACTGATGTAAAATTAGATATGAAGTTCAATTTGAGTATGTAAAATCCTGaactaatttaattacaaatCTTAATACGATATGTTTTATGCAGGGAAAATTCTACGTTAGTAGTGTTTTGATTATCCATGGAGACAGATGATTTGATTGCTCTCCCTACCTCAATCGATTCTGATGGTGGAACTGGAAATGAAGTCATTGCTAATCCCGGTTTTGAGCACGTTGATGTTGGAACTGATAACATAGGAAGTGGAAATGAAGATGGAGAAATTTTACTTACTGCTGATACAACCAGCAATCTCAATTCCACTTCTTTAGATGTTAATTCTGGAACGAATGAGACCATGGCAGTTGCAGAAAATGTCGATCTCGCCTGCAATATAACACAGGCTAAAGATGCTAGTCTAATACCGTTGCTTGATACTTCTGACAATGGAAAACTGGATTTATCTGAAGCACTTGCTGAAAATGGTTGTCGGACTGCTAAAGAAGGCAGTCTTAAGAGAGATGGATGTGCTATCAGCTATGACGAAGGAGAAGAAAGTAGTATCCTGTGTATTTTTGTATGTCTTGACTCCATATTGCTGCAAATGTATAGGAGTTCATATAATATTATGTCGAATGAGCATTTGCTTTCGGACTTCAAATTATGATAGGTCATTTAGCACAAAGGTTATTTTTTTTGTCCATAATATAATACGCCAGATATCTCTAGTGTCAAGAAGGCCAAAATTGTTCTACCACAACCTTCAGTGAATGTAGCTTATAGTTCCCTAACAAGGTATGAATTCTGGCCTCTTCCTTTACCATGAAAATTTGTTATTGATGCACAATTCCATAATTCGTACTTCCTTAATCTTGTGGTGGGCAacttttataaatcaatatttttttttttaatagagaaaGTAAAGAGAAGCTTGAGGAACTACTGCTGAAATGGTCACAATGGCATGATCAGAATTGCTCTTCATTGCTTGTAAGCTGATGTATCTCTTGAAGTTAATCTATAGtgatttattttcttcattatctatataattaattcCTTAGCTGTTTAAGCCAATCCATAGAAATTCAGGACAAGGGGATATACAAAGTATTTGCATTATATAAGGACATAAGGTTCATTTTCTTGAAGGTTTTTTCTTTAGATTGAGGCGGAGTTGTTAAAATCAGGAACTCTGATGgcttatttttgttctttatcTATATCATGCCATAGATTTTTCCACCGATCCATAGAAATTCAGGACAAGGCCATATTCACAGCAATTGCATTATATACAGGTGTAGGTTTGATTTTCTTGAAGGTTGTTCAGTTAAATAAGGGTGTAGGTTTGATTTTCTTTAAGGTTGTTCAGTTAAATAAGGGTGTAGGTTTGATTTTCTTTAAGGTTGTTCAGTTAAATAAGGGTGTAGGTTTGATTTTCTTTAAGGTTGTTCAGTTAAATAAGGGTGTAAGTTTCATTTTCATGAAGGTTGTCAGTTAGATTGCAGAGTTAAAATCAGGAATTTTATTCCATTagcattcaaatcatcaacaaaatactaaatatccatttaaaaatattaaatatagagGTCGACAATTTAACCCAAATGATCCACTTATTCATccaacaagatttctttcaaataacCTAGATTATTCCAGATAAACCCTACATCAAAGAAGTTCTTACTTTCGCTTCCAACTTTCTTTGCTTCTACTTTAGCTTGTTACTAACAGATATGAAACACTTAATTTCATTATCTTTGATCCATTTACACAACTAAAGCAGAATCAATATTATCACCCTTTTCAAACCACTTTAGGGTTAAAAATAGGAATCTTTCTCAAACTTTGAGACATTGCAAAAATATGGTTTCTTGGTAAATCAACCTGCAGAAACACATGAGTAGTGTTGCATTTGTCTAAGTGCAATTATTTTAGTAATGAAACtgtttaaaataacaaaaattctTAGTACTGTTTTGTATACCTTTAAACCCTACACCTTTAGATGATTAGTTTTTATCCCATTCTCAGTGTGAGTTATTGCATACTGTAATGGAAATATAGAATTTGTTGCTTAGGAAAAAGGTATAGAATTACGCATGATAGATTGCATATTAATAATGGTAGGGATCTGTAATCTGTGCATTCCAATAATATGGCGAATAGTAAGCGgtgattaataaatattagcACCTCAATGATTGTTGCCCTGAACGAATATTTGATGATGAACTCTAAACTATAATTTGAGTTCCAAGCAATTGAAAGAAACTCAGGAAGGTTGTGAAACATGTATTATTCATAGATTGTTTAAATGCTTAGTTGAGTTACCCTATATGAGAGTCCAACACCCAGAAGAAGAACAAGGAAGAATATTGATTTAATAACATTGGTTGTATCCGAGGCTTGATTCCAAAATAGGTTAAATTTTCTCCCCTCGATTTTGTAATTTAAGAATTGGATACTAACTAAGCTTTGATATTTGCAGGACTCAGATGAATTTCTTGAATCTGGTGACAAGACATTTTTTCCTGCCTTGCGTGTTGCCCTAGATAAGCCCTCTGGAGTGGTATTCTTCCTAACACTGTCATATGTTGTTACCGGTTAAGTGTCACGCGTCGCATACGAATTacatttatattgtttttccataggaattgaattgtaattcaatgtcaattcttatagaattataattccaacTCTAATTCTAACTGCAATTcttatagaattataattccaacTCTAATTCTAACTGCAATTCTTATGCCAATTCCCCTCATTATATGAAAGACTTTTATTTAGCTTATTGGTATTTTTGTATTGCTCCAACTGTTGGATATATGCACGGTTCCACCAGTTCCATTTGTCTCTTACTCTCCCTTTGATGGATTTCTTACTAATTTGTTCACTATTCATCTTCTATGCTATCTCATATTGTGTTTGTGCTTGTGCTTGCAAAAAGATGTTTAGTTTTTGTAATTCTTTTGTGCTCCCTCATGTTATATCTTGAACTCGGAATACTATCTGCAAGTATTCTTCATATTATGTGTGATCCTGAATCTCCACTGGTTTTTATGCAGTCCTTCTGGATAGATAACCAATCAACGACCCAACAAAGCAATGAGCTTTATATGATAAATAGTGACTCTGTTCCACTTTATGATCGTGGATATTCCTTGGCTCTGAATTCCTCTGATGGTTATGGTAACCTGGAAGTGTAAATACTCGTTATCCTGCTAAAGAAATTTACTTCTCCTAAGATATGCTGTTATTTCTTTTGAAAGGACTGCTTGATGAATTAATgctaaatttttctttaaattgttattttatccTTTCCTAATTATCCTTTATTTGCCTACAATAGTCACATTTGttcccatttggaaacacttccTGTTTCTATATTTGAATCCAGATCCAAATGAGAATACTAAGTTGTGTTTCCAAATGTGATATGTGATATTTGACAGTgaaaaaagtgttttcaaatgggccCTCTTTGTCGCTCTTAAACATAAGGTCTCTATCAATAAAACTTTTGTTGTGTTCTAACATGACATCAAAGCTTCTTCCTAGGAGTTGGACCAATTCTATAAGCTAAAATGCTTCATTTCCTTCTTAGCTTGAATCCCAAAATCCATATGGGTAATTAAGGATCTTAATTCCTTTTCAAGATCTCCAAGAGAATCCACACTTAACTTCTCATATTTAGACTTATGTATAAGTTGATCTTGTTGTGTAATTAGTAGCTGGTTCAagaagagcttgtttgatctaggtttttattttaaataattcactttttttcaaaaaatttggtCGATGAAAAATTGACTATctgggttaaatgactaaaaataAGCAAATATATTTTAGTGTTTTAGTTGATCATCTGAATGATAAAGTGATTGATGATGAGATAAGGATTATCAAACAAGGCCAAAGATAATTATGTGTGACCTACAAATTATTACCTTAACAGCATATTCATGTTGATGAATTATGCTTATCCCCCCACATGTTCTATAAACTCCAGGAAATCGGACGCAGTAGATTCTTCACGATGTTTCAATTGTTCTTCCTATGGACATTCACTTAAAGACTGCCCAAAGCCACGAAACAACTCTGCTGTCAATAATGCTCGTAAACAACATTTGGTTAAGCGAAACGCGAATGCAAGCTCACGCAGTGCAAGTCGTTACTATCAGAACTCTACTGGGGGGAAGTACGATGGCTTAAGGCCTGGAGATCTTAGTGCCGAGACACGAAAACTTCTTGGCCTTGGGGTAaggaatttatttatttatttgaccatctcccaaaaatatttcaagTTAGAACTATGATGTATGATATAGCTAATTTTCCTTGTTAGACTTTTGATGATTTCTTTATAACTGTCAATTAGGCAAGTCTTGGTAGGCTTTTTTAGCATATGTGCTCCTTATTCTTCCCATTGTCTTTTATGCACAATAACCCATTTGGATATACTTTTTGTTTCTAGATCCAGAAGAGAACtgccaataatttttttaatctgtgCTTGActaatttttgttttcaaagGTTATCTCCTCATCTGGAACCATGCCCATACGAGATATCTGATTGGAAAAAAGTGTATCCAAATGGAATTTAGGAacacattttatttctttttctggATTTGGGTCGagatacaaatatattttgaaactaAACTTAGTCAGAAACAGtttctataaattataagtatttcCAAATGGGGACAATATTTCTCTCCACCTTGGTTCTAATGTTATAACTAAGTACAGCATGACAGCCCACAGCCATGGCTTCCACTTCCATTTAAGGCGCATGAAAAACAGCCATGAATTTAGGGATAATATCTGACGTTATAATATTATATGCTTAATTGACTGAATCTCTGTTTCAATGAACCTGGTGAACTGGATTCTCCCTTTTTTTCTtggtctattttctctcttttccaaAATGAGGTGCATGAATTTCTTTCTCCCTTTTGGATGATGCAGGAACTTGATCCACCTCCTTGGCTCAGAAGAATGCGTGAACTTGGATACCCACCTGGTTATCTaggtaaacgattatatatttatttattttgataacacaaattataacttaatctaaataataaatgcttatttgaattaaatccaTTTGAATCActtaattatgtaaattaaactcaaattaaGCTAAAATATCTTAACTTAAATGATGGCTTAACAGAGTAATATTATAAGACTGCAAGAAATATAACTTAACCTCTGAGGTCACTacaagggtaaaatagtcttcAAATACTTTGTTGACATTAGTTCCACATTTTATGAAATCACCTGACAAACCAAGTACCTCAAATTTGTAAAAGATatttcatttggtttattctATCATACTTAACTCATTTGTGACAATTAGAATTCAGTATTCAGCACACTTATTTGATTCTAGTCTTGCATTGTATATAACTTGTTAACATTATTTTGATTAGTATATATGTATGCTTAACATTAATTTACTGGACATTTGTTAATTAGACCCAGACATTGAGGATCAACCATCAGGAATCACAAtatttgatgatgatgagaagattaaagaagaaaCGGAAGATGGAGAAATCTTTGAAAATGGCTCGGGATTCACTGATGAACCTACTCCTCTTCCAAAGAAAATGAGTATTGAATTTCCTGGAGTAAACTCTCCAATCCCAGAAAATGCAGACGAATGGAAATGGGGAGCTAGGGTTTCAAATTTCGACTCATCACAGGGTCATAATTCATATGAGCGAAAGCGGTCTAGAAATAATGAAGGAGGAGATGATGAAGGGTATGATCCAAAATCTAGATTCAACTCTCatagaggaggaggaggaggctaCAATTACGATACTAATAGCCCTAGGGATGGAAGGTCTTTGTCTGAGAGTGGCAGATGGAGTCCTTCAGCACGCGAccaagaagatgatgaagaagaagaagaagaaggggagtTGCAAAGAAGGAAAACTGCCACCCAATATGATTATGATTACAAGGATCGAGATGATGATAGATGGAACAGGTCTGAGTCTGTTAGGCATAACGATAGATACGATGGGCACCACAATCGTAGGCGCAGGTAAAGAAAGAAATGTTGCGTGGCTAATATGTGATTTGAAAACTGTTGTGATGGTTCGAATTCGTATTGATTTTTTCGGTAAATTCTGCTAATGTTTTTGCCATGTTTTGCTTTCGAATAGTTCTGTTTTAGAACAATGTTAGTAATGACTATCTCTAGACATGTTCCTTTAAAATAGACATGGGATGAATTGATGAAAGAACTTTGCTCGTCATTATTTGATCATTAGTAAGACATGTTTCTATTAAACTGTCCCTTAATCTGGATTTTGTTGTTGATATCATTCTGAATGtggtgtttttatttaataggttTAAACTCATATATCTTTTTCAAATGTAATTATTTTGgatcttaataatatttatttgtttaaattcagcttcaaatattttcaaaaggGTCATTGAGATAGGAGTATTAGTTATTTATGttgattatgttttatttggaggaataaaataaaaacagcTCACTTGAttcaacaaaatttatattttttatatttatataaaataaatcataaatatttataaaataattgtatatgattgaaaacaattattttaaaatttatattataatttgtatcTTGATggagtaaataatattatactaataaaaaaatattaattcactAGAATATTTGAAGGGACAAGAGTTGATttctaagataaaaaaaattacaagttGAATTTTCACATAAAATGAgatttgattttcattatttaagaTCATGTTAATCCATAAGAAATAAATCCacataacataaatataattaaaagaaaatttgattgaCCATTGACTGTATAGTATATTTCACATTgataatctaatataatataatctctcagtttcattaattaaacttatcTCCCTTCTTAGAATTCattcttatctattaataatGTGTTTCATACCTTACCCATTAAAATTGACTTTAATTTCctaaagaaattttttttttatcaaagacACTATTCATTTACTACATCTATCTCTACACACAACATcttatttttatctctttcaaagGTAAAAAGTAatcaagtttttatttattatttattttttttctcaaactaaaatttatgttaatgaaaaaattaacacaattatatattcgtgatataatatttaaatcaaaatatatattttttaaatttattaaattaacacGAAATTCTGCTATCATAACTCTCAATCTCAACTTATATATAGAGttgctaaataaataattaaatggcTTAAAAGTAAACTAAATTAGACAAACactacttattaattattttttctcaaaaaaaaaaaaaaaaagtcaaaaacaTACAACGTGCAGTGGTATtattatttagggtttaatgTTAGATCATCGATccaaattttgaaatgaaacaaggccttagatggctcttttttaaaataccatgagctataataaataaatataacaaagcTACCAAACCTTATGATTCCACACGTGGCAGGCACTTCACAATTGGCTGTTGTAAGTCTGACGTGGACTTGGGTAGATGACCTGGCATTTCATCGAGAAGAAGCAGTGTACCTGCTGCCGTAGTCCGTCACCACAGAAGATTATTATTGCTTTCAGTCATACCAGCAGTTTTGATATTCgatttatctctctaaaatccAAAATTCGCAATCAATCTGTCTCTCTCAGatctctcttttatttatagTGTTAGATTAAGAACGATGGCGGTGCCGATTGTGGATTTTCCGATCTTCATTCTGGTGAGGATCGTCGGCGTCATAGTCGCCGGACTCGTCATTACATGGAGTGTTCATTACAGAGGAGGATTAGCTCTCATAGCGGAGAACAAAGATCTCATATtcaatgtaattaattaattaattaatattctctcttctcttctcttctcttctcttctcttctcttctcttctcttctcttctcttctcttctcttgtCTTATCACATTCTACTCAATtccagaaagaaagaaagtatgAGAGTTTTCATTGCCTATCGATGATAACagctttttttatttagattattcaTTCTGTAGatgacattattattattcattttgcTAATCTTCTCTACTCTATCTATCTCTTACAGGTGCATCCTGTCCTAATGGTTATCGGACTAGTGCTTATAAATGGGGAAGGTATGTTTAATGttaatagatagatagatagatagataggcAAACTCTATCTATTGATCCTTCTATATAGTAAGTATCCTTTGATCTttcaatgtgttttgttctgTCTTCGTGTTGAATGGAATTTTTGCTTATTGGGGGGTATGCGAGTTATATCTAGATCCCTTTGCATATATCTTTGCTTTGCTAGAGATTCTCCAACTACTTTAATATCATCCCCTATTACAATTGTAGAagattattttcattgatttaaTCAAGTTTGTGAATCAATCACACATTTTATCTAATGATTAAAtacttatttgaattattaagaTCATTTGATAAATGACGGTACTTCAATCACTTCATTATAATTTGGATTCAActcaaatttagttttattcGGTTTTATAGGTTTATGAATGACTTAACTCAATAATCTAGGAAGAGAGAGCATTCAAAGGGTAACTTTAACCCTCCTCAAATGACCTCTTTATAAGGGTGGTGAATAGTATTTAAATACTTACCTCACAAATTTATCAAACCATCTACTAAGTACTTAAAGTTCAGTACTCATTATTCTTTGTCTATTCATTCCCCTTTGCATTCGAATATAAATCAATTTTCCACGATTTtgattcttgttcttgcattaATGCAGCAATGTTAGCTCACAAGACAATCGATGGAACAAAGGGACTTAAGAAATTAGTTCATCTAACATTGCAATTCCTGGCTTTCTGCTTGAGCCTAATTGGTGTATGGGCTGCTTACAAATTTCACAATGACAAAGGCATTGACAATTTCTACAGTCTCCACTCTTGGTTAGGGCTAGCTTCTCTATTCTTATTTTCCATccaggtattttaatatttcctCTTTCTGCTAAGTGTAATAATTTAGGCATTGTTTCATGATAACCTCTACATAAACAAAACCTCTTAATTTGTATCTACAGTGGGCTGCGGGATTTATGACATTTTGGTATCCTGGTGGTTCGAGAAATGGAAGAGCTGCTTTATTGCCATGGCATGTATTTTTCGGTGTTTATACTTATGCTTTAGCAGTTGCAACTTGCACTACTGGAATTCTAGAGAAAGTTACTTTTCTGCAAAGCAGTAAGGTGATATCGCGATATTCTGTTGAAGCAATGTTAGTGAATTCTTTGGGTGTTTTGATTGTTGTTTTGGGCGGTTTAGTAATTCTCGCGGTTGTTTCTCCTGTAACCTCAAAAGGTGACATTCTTAGAGAGTAAGGAGAAggttaaaatatattcaacaGGAAtagttgtgtttttttttacagAAAGTAAACTAATGATTGTAAAAGATTACAAATGAGTAATAAAATGTTTGTATTGTCAAGTGTTTTTGTAAGATTACAAATGAATTTGGCTGTGACAGGATTAATAGATTTATTTGTGTATGGAAATTGAACACTTTTATttgcatattttaattttatttgatttttaagattTGTTTGTTCTTGTAAGACATATAAGAAGTAagcatttataatttatttatttttgttaaaaagcACTAAACTTCACATATTTTGACACAAGGTTAATTGATGAAGGAAGTGATTTCTTATgaattttattgtatttgtttataaataaaatcatttttactttgataattttcaaaataatttctcaTAAGTGagtaataagaaaattaatgcaccctttcaaaaataaatccacTTAGATTTTCAAGCAAATCACTCATTTGAGCATATACATTTCAGGTATGCTTTGCACAAATTCAACATTAACATAACACTGTTTTGATgataaattgaaagaaaaatatcataaattaaattcacAATTTTCTGAATATATTATTCTAACCTATACTTACTTTTGTGACATAAATTCTTCTTttgaaatattcatttaattaaactGGAGTTCATATTACTGGTCCAATACAAGTTAAACTTGAGCACTGACTGTTCAAATTTCAAAGAAAATCAACCATCCAttacaataatatttgaaaatcaacacAATATTATGGCGAGCGGGAATAAGTTTGATTTGAGCAACACAACAAATGAAAAACCTCAGAAGAACGAGGGGCAGACTGGCCCTTTGGATAGTCCTAAAGAAACTTCCATTCCATGATGCATATCCACAGGCCTGAATGTTTCGGTTTCGCGTGGAtctacaatttaaaacaaaaaacaccAAATTAAGTTAACCATAAGCAAAGTGACATTGCTAATCAAACCTCAACAACATATACAATCAGCccaatttgaaaacacttttataTTTCTAAAGAAATTGAATTTGTGTCGTAATAAGTTCAGAAACATCCTGTTTTCAAATGTGCAAAAGGAATCTGACATAATGATTGTTTCCAAATTAACCCAATTTACAAAACATTTGTGAATGAGAAATTAGACACAAAAGTGTTTCAAAAATGAACCCGATAACAAAAACACAGTGTGATCCCATCCAAATCgagaatctgaaaaaaaaaatggttttttcAAATGAACTCAATTACACATCTTTCTTGATCATATTGAAATGATGAAAAATtcagaattttttaaatatttttggtatgGGCACCAGTGACTGATTCTATAATACCAAATTCAATAGCATAGTGTTAAAATACCATACAAGAGAATTTTGGATGAATGGTTAAATAGTTCAAAAAAGACGATAGACAGATAGGTAAGGTTGTAAGAATTTAGGATTATATTACCATTAAGGTAATCCTCGATACCAAAATCATCCAAACTTCCTTTCAGAGACTCCAATCCTAGCATAGATGAGGGAATAGGTCCAGGAGGTCTCTGAAATCTGCACATAAAAATGGTTGATACGGACAACCATAAggttaaattaattgaatcaGATATTACAGAAACAAGCAAACAGAAAGACCAAAATCATAAAGAAAACAGAACAGACATTCAGAATTAGCCACCAACACAGCAATGTGATATGATACCAAGGCCTTGTTTCatctagattatttaaataaccaagtctttattttcaaataacttcgTTTGACataggttatttgggtaaaaaagACATCAGGGGCAtcaatataaaatgaaaaaatataaatctttttaaaaacatGGTATTTTGGTTGACGAATTGATTGATGACCAAATTTGTTGATTGGACTGAACAGTGGGTTAATTggaattaatctcaaatatgAGAGGATTAGATTTAATTTTGCTTTGTTTGCTTTCTTGTGTTGGTAGATCTGTAAAGAAAGGAATAACATCATATTCACTGGGAactaacatataaaaataaggGATCAACTTATAAAGTCTGGAACTTCTCTAATGAATGACTCAGTTTGATTAGCTGAAGCATTGGAAATCCTAAAGCTCTACACATAGTGAACCTAATTGTCCATCAGTGATCTTCATTCAGTCAGattcaatttgttaataatggaGAACAGATCATTTTCTAAAACCATTAATAGGTTTTTGAGCTCCTAGATAGTGATACATACTACAGAAAATTCTCAAGTATACTCAAACTTCATAGGACCTTTCTTACTTCAGTAAACCAAGTCAAAGAATATCCAATTCCAGTTCTATTACCTCCAATATGGACAATCATAAGAGCCTTTATCTTTTTGTAATTGATTGAAATGTTTAGCTCGGAATTCGTACAGTTAGGCAAAATCATACAAATTGAAGAAACTGAAACCAACATAACCTAAATTTAAGTCACAAACACTAAGCCCTAATCTTTCCAGAGGATCTTACAAAATTATATCGAAAATGATCGGGGGGAGTGCAAACAGAAACATAGAGAATCTTACTTGGACAAAATCTGAGTATCAAGTTCCATTCTCATGGGAAAAGCTGAGCCATAAGTGTTTACGAGCACTTTCCTCTTCATTTCCTCCTGCACCTTATTAACCTAAGAAAGAAAAGACGTtaaccgaagaagaagaagacgttTATAATTATTACGAAACAATGAATGTATGAAACGATATAATCTATATGTATACCGATTGATGTGCAGATTGAACAGGATGAGATCCAATGATATCGCTTCGAACGCTTTGAAGTCCAAAACGAAGTATGTC is part of the Impatiens glandulifera chromosome 1, dImpGla2.1, whole genome shotgun sequence genome and encodes:
- the LOC124918804 gene encoding transmembrane ascorbate ferrireductase 2, producing the protein MAVPIVDFPIFILVRIVGVIVAGLVITWSVHYRGGLALIAENKDLIFNVHPVLMVIGLVLINGEAMLAHKTIDGTKGLKKLVHLTLQFLAFCLSLIGVWAAYKFHNDKGIDNFYSLHSWLGLASLFLFSIQWAAGFMTFWYPGGSRNGRAALLPWHVFFGVYTYALAVATCTTGILEKVTFLQSSKVISRYSVEAMLVNSLGVLIVVLGGLVILAVVSPVTSKGDILRE
- the LOC124918805 gene encoding cyclin-B1-2-like, with translation MEAARIEKIDHQVGGFQNDILRFGLQSVRSDIIGSHPVQSAHQSVNKVQEEMKRKVLVNTYGSAFPMRMELDTQILSKFQRPPGPIPSSMLGLESLKGSLDDFGIEDYLNDPRETETFRPVDMHHGMEVSLGLSKGPVCPSFF
- the LOC124918802 gene encoding zinc finger CCHC domain-containing protein 8-like, which translates into the protein METDDLIALPTSIDSDGGTGNEVIANPGFEHVDVGTDNIGSGNEDGEILLTADTTSNLNSTSLDVNSGTNETMAVAENVDLACNITQAKDASLIPLLDTSDNGKLDLSEALAENGCRTAKEGSLKRDGCAISYDEGEESNISSVKKAKIVLPQPSVNVAYSSLTRESKEKLEELLLKWSQWHDQNCSSLLDSDEFLESGDKTFFPALRVALDKPSGVSFWIDNQSTTQQSNELYMINSDSVPLYDRGYSLALNSSDGYGNLEVKSDAVDSSRCFNCSSYGHSLKDCPKPRNNSAVNNARKQHLVKRNANASSRSASRYYQNSTGGKYDGLRPGDLSAETRKLLGLGELDPPPWLRRMRELGYPPGYLDPDIEDQPSGITIFDDDEKIKEETEDGEIFENGSGFTDEPTPLPKKMSIEFPGVNSPIPENADEWKWGARVSNFDSSQGHNSYERKRSRNNEGGDDEGYDPKSRFNSHRGGGGGYNYDTNSPRDGRSLSESGRWSPSARDQEDDEEEEEEGELQRRKTATQYDYDYKDRDDDRWNRSESVRHNDRYDGHHNRRRR